The genome window TTTTTCATGACATGCTGTCTTAACAGTATTTTTGAAACACAGTCCAATAAATTAAAAGGAATGCAATCTTGCCTTCAAGTAAAACCCAAGTCACTTAAACTTCAGAATGGGCATTTGCTTTTACATAACATGATTCTTcccaaagctttaaaaattttgaCACCACGTAAAACATTTTTGGTATAAAATAATATCATAAAGTAAGCCTTTTGCTTCCTGTGAACCACATTTGATAGACAATTCCCCATTAAGTGATATTTTTCTAACACAGGGCATCACCCACATGCAGTTATGCAATGTCACTAACTTACACATTTAAAAGAGCATAAAGCAAAGTACGTGCTTAAATGGTGAGAGGAATGACTACTACATCAAATACAACTGCTCCTTCAAATGTTGGTTATTTGTTGGGtatttttttgggggtgggtATATTTTGCTTTAAGAAAAGGTCACACCTCAACAATATTGAAAGGCAACCACATCATAtagcaaaaacctctttttctGAAGGAATCTGTCCTCATCCCAGAACTAAAAATTCCCAGATGTTAATTTAAGAACTGTAGATCAAAATTCCTGGAAActagaagaaatatttcaggtaTTTCCTATATGGACAATAAAACCATAGGCTTtagctaagaaaaaaatataatttgctGTAAGTGCACAAGAGCGCAATCTTGCATCTCTCGCCTGTTGATTCAATTGTTTTCACTTAAGGAAAATATACAGAACATCCCTCTCATTAGTATTTAACTTACATAAATAACTGTTTGAAGAATATATTTAATAGTTTATTCACATACTAAAGGGTATTTGGGAATGTcaattctgtttttcaaaaaaactACTGCTTTTACAGTGTTGTtacaattttctctttccatcaaaataaagatttttgaGCTCATATTACTAAACACTATTCTCATTTCTACTTCTTGATGTTTGAATGCTTGGCTCATTGTTTCAACAGAGAATGTGTAGATTCACTGAGAAATAAATGGGACAAGTCTCTTCTCAAGGGCAGATATCCAATATGCCTTGGCTTGGAATTGCAGTCATGTTGTAGGGTTCTCATTCACAGCATCAATGTGGTTTCTGGCTTCCATAACAAACCTCCTTGATCACTGTAGTTCTCTAATCAATTTTCACTCCTCTGAACCCTTTCTGAGCTCACCcagcaaaatgaaacattttgcaACACAGGTTTTGCAGGCATTGCTAGAGGTTCTGCAGGCCAAAAGTGGTGGACTGTTTCCCAGCAGTGTGAGAGTAACAACCTCAGGACAGTTTTCATATGTGTTGTATGGCATTAATCTGGCCCACAAAACCTCCTTACATTGATGACGGTCAAGACAGTAAgactccagctctgcagagggttTGACATTCAGGTTAGAGATCCATCATGGTGGGGATGGGAGACAATGACAGACCAAAAGGATGACAGACCATATACATAAAGGCTTGCAGtactatttgaaaaaaaaccccaaaacaaacccagatcAACAACCCAGACACTTCCAAGGTAGGAATGCATTTATCAAAAATTAAACTTTGCCCCATTATGAATGATTTGAAGTTTGGGTTCCTGAGCTTGATACTGGACAGGGGAAAGGGCAAGGCCAAGGGACTTCTATCTTGAATTATACAGCAGTATCATTAGGACAGTATTTAAAACCTATTATTAGAAGAACGAATAATTTACAAATGTGActttaagaatattttaactAAATAGTAGTTATAGAAGTTTAAGCTCAAAAGACCTtaatcttctttcttttgtgtttgaaaTCGTTCCATTAGTGCCCTAAATATATTTCCTGGTATTTTCTGGTGTTTGTCTATGAGAGCTTGGACTGCTGCTTTTGTCtgtagggaaagaaaaaagattttggtCAGAAAACCTCATTTTCATACTGCTCATATAATAAAACAGTTTCTAGGCTCTTTTTAATCCTTTCAAATATGACAGATATATTGCAAATTCAAAATACTGTTCTTCCATATTTAAGCCCAGAGATGTGATTGTGACAACACTGTCAAGAAACAGACCAACAAACTAGTATCTCTTACGTGTGATAGCTGCGTTCACAAGCTGTATTAGTGATACGCAAAAGTCAAATGACAACAGAGTGAATTCATGAAAAGACTTAGGTCTATAAAGCATGTTAGACACCTGCATGATGTACTGCAACTCAAACTTCTGCCTATGCCCAGGTTTGCATCAATAACACTCTTCCAGTGGGCACCACCTTTGACTCTACACCTGCTcagaagcagcactggaaaCACCATTGTGTCTCAGCACATTTGACTTGTACAAAGTAATGCCCTCTGGCCCCAAGGCCCCTGAAGGGTCTGGTCCTGTGACACATGCTCAGGCCCCTTagctgcaggtgacagcagccTTCACTTTCactcaaaaaacaaacaggccAAGGAGTCACAGCAGTTACTCTTATTATATAAAAGCTATATAGGGAACATGCAAAAGCAGGGCAACATGCAAAAGCTGGGTGAGAACACACTTCCTATTCTGCCCAGACAAGCACAGGCTAGGGAATTCTGCCCAAAACAGAAGAACAGAGATTTGCCTCTGTAAACCAGTGGTCAGCAAGGACAGATAGTAGTAGAATGTTGTTTGTTGGTACAAGCTCCCACTGTTCATATGAAGTAAGTGATCAACTGATATGTCAGCGACAAGGACTTCATACATCTGGTCCTAAGTGATTGTACAGATCTAAAATTCGTATTAGGTAAAAATTTTGAGCTTTATTTTTTGCTCTATATAATGGGAAAATGCATACTGTGCCATAGCCTGAAACATGAGATACAACTTCAAAATCACTCTAAGTAGGATTCTAGGGAATTCACATTCTTGGGGCTTTATCTAGCAGAATCTGAACTTAAGTCAGAAAATAGTGAGGGTTGGCATAAGTGTAAGATGTCAATGCATGTCTGAAAATAACTGAAACACATTCTCTGCTGAAAGCTAGTTCTGAAGTCCTGTCAGAGTGACCCCACAAAAGAAACAAGCAGTGTTCCATAAGCAGGGCCTAACCTACTGCAGACAAACATTTTAAGAGTATTTTTGCAGAGATCTAATCATAGGATAAACAGACAAAGAGACAACTGAACTGACACCTGCATGGTCAAGAAAAGTCTCTCTCTCAAGTGaaatttttagaatattttaagtGACCATCTgtggagtttttaaaaatacctgttTCAGCCCACTCCATCTCACTGCTCCAGCACTTAACTGGTTTATGTCTTTGCACTGTGAAATCTATTAATAAACTGAATAAACATGAGGACCTGAAGATCCTTTCTCTAAGGCATGCAAATCTGAATTAAGAGGAACATTTATAAGTTAAATTGCTGGGCTTGAAGCTGTACAAAATAGAAACACACTAGGCAAAGCAgtgaaattatatatttttttcttttagtgtaTGCAATTCCAACAGTTGGTGAACATAGATTTGCTGTTTGAAAGGCTTCCTTAGTATCTTTATGAAAACACCAGGAAGCAGAATGCTTCCTCTTGGGTGAAGTGCTTCTCTCTATCAACTGAGAACTGTCTTGTCTGACCAAACTTCTTCAGCCCTTAAAGCAAGTTGTTTCTCAAAGCAAATATAGGGTGAAATTAACTTTATAAGACCTAGAACATCTGCAAGTTgcagtaataaaaaatacagtatttaagAACAACATTCAGAGTTAGGCAAGTACATGATTCCACCAATTTCTATAACTGGCTTCTAGACAGAAATCTCTTGACAAGACTATTGCAGTGGtttttatcaatattttaaGTTTACACATATAGATATCTCTCTTACCTTTGTAGCTAGCTCCTCAGCAGTCATATTTGGTTCATATGGAATGGGTTCTCCAATAAATGTACGAAGCTTGACAGGAAAGCCCCCATACAGAGGAACTACTGGCAATCTAATACGCTCATATAGCGACCTAAGTATTTCTAATGTGAAAAAATGTGGTTgaaaatgggagaaagaaaggtggggaagggagaagggaagtgGGGAAGGGtgaaggaagaagagagaaagagaaagagacacTGGGATTATTCTGTAAAGTTTTTTGTCCCCACTATGTCTTAACATTGAAACTGGCTTGCAAAGTACTCTAGCTCCCAATCCAAACTCTCAAATAATGTGGCATCTCAAGTGCTATCCTACCTTGACTTTCATTTCCTAAAAGCTGCATTAATGCTTATATCAGACTTATTTCTACTCTAACTTGGTGTGAAATCTTTCCTCCAAAGAGTAGCTGAAAcgagaagaaagaagaggagagaaaTTCAATAGCTGCCTctctggagaggaagagaatCTTACACAATACAGGTTACAGGTTCAGCTCATTTGACAGGTTAGAATTAGAAACTAGTATTGGAAAACTGCATGTTCAGTCCCGTTGCGGTACAGGATCAGAAATAGCCTTATCTGCCTAAAAGTCAGTCATGCTAACATACCGAATTGCTCTTTCAGATCACACACTGGTGGCAGttaaacaacaaaaagagagaaaaaacaggtATTTCAAACAGCTCTAAGAGGACACATTCTTCTCACATGTCACCTTCTAAGGGTTTATCCCAAATGTACCCAGAAGAgattctttgaaaaataagcACTAATATTATAGTTCTCAATTTCAGACAAGAAACTCCATTAAATGGCATGCTGGCATAAGAAACTCCTTACTGATCAAGACGTGGAATTTTCTGTACATAACCtataaaaacaaagacaaaaccacTGAAACTGGAGTAACACCTCCAGTGACCAAGAAATTACACTCCTCTAACAACTCTGTTGTAGAATGCAAGGAGCACAAGTGATTTTGGCTTCAATTTCCTCTGTTTGGGATTCTCCTAAACACAGCAACAATTAATTGCTGTTGATTTTTGTACAGCATGATAAATGTGTGAATTATTCCAGCTTCTGCATCTGATGCCTTGGCTTTCTCCATGCAATATATTTCTCCTCTGAAACgaagaggaagagaaacagaactgtgctgccctgcagccttcTGATGAAGGTGATGATGCCATACTTGAGACAGAACACTCCATTGGTATGGAGATTTGTTCAGGTCCCTCTGCTAGATAGTAACTAAGAGATATAAAAAAGAGGGAGTTTAACACTAGCAAATGAGCAGAGATGTGGGCATCTAATCATCCCAGAGATGGACCCCTCAGACAAAAGACCCATCTATTCATTTTCTGGCTATAGAGATAAGGAAGGAGAGGTGCCAAATGCAAGTTTTGTGAGGAACCACAGGTCTAGTGCAGAACAGAAAAGCAACTACAGATTAAATGTAGTTCAAACCATTCAAGCTTTAAGTACAGGTAGAGGTGTAAGCACAGAGCTTTAGGAAAACAGGAATATTGTGTCAGTTGCCAGCCTGCTTGCTTTGCTTCTTAACAGACAGCAGGAAACCTAGGGTTGGCCTAGCAGAtataagcagagaaaaaagtgcCTTACATCTTTCTGCGTTTTTCTggctccttttttctttcttctactgCTTGTGTAAAAGAACACTGCTATGTGGAAAGTAACCTAGATGAGCCAATATCACATCTAATGCAGATATTAAATCCTAATAACGTCTCTGAACTCTACCAGAGAGCAAACATCAAGAAACAAGGCTGTGTTAAATCTCAAACTTATGAGGATTATTTCTACAGAGATAGGCTAAAcacacatggaaaaataaactacagaaaaatagaaaatatcttACTTATTCCTCCTAATGTCCTAAAGCCTTCTCGAACATTTTGTGTAAACATAGGAATGATGGgctaggagggaaaaaaaataattaagaatttAAGATAGCACTATCTAAAAAACTTCTACCTCACttaattaaaaggcaaattaatGTCAGAAGTGTTTCTCAGACAAGGATATATAGAGGGCAAAACAGGTATTCTGAAGTTTTTCTGTGACCTTCTGCCATGAGTATTCAAACTGAAGAATACCACAAGATTTCAGTGAGTCACTGTTTCAGCAAGTCTATTAGAGCAGTCCAGAATTCCAGAACCTATGGAGCTTTCAGGTGTCCCTCCCCCCAGCTAGCAGTGTTTGCACAGTTGTGACTTAAGTGCTTAAACCTCTTACCTAATTTGTAGTTATGCTCAAAGGGAAGGATTCACAGGATTGGGACACTAAACTTGTCTGATTCCTCTCTGCTATGATGAAGGTATTGCTTCACACTTGATGTGTCATATTCAATACATGTCCATGACTTATTTCTGCTGATGAGTACTTGGAATGGTGTTGAATATTTCaagtttttattgctgtttttaaaattgcaaaCAGCTGTCAAGATTTACAAGAACTGTGGGGGGGGTTAGCTACTATATAAAGTTTTTCAATAGCATTTTATAGTATGTCCCCACTATACACTGCATCAtcagaaatacagaactgtTTATGGGATTTTCATGAACTCAAattcttttaaacattttaaagacaaGCATGGGGATAAGCTATACATGTAACTTTCCAGACATGCAtcaagtttggggttttttgagagggaaaaaaaggtctgTAAATAATTACAGAGAATAAAAGGAAGTGCAGTTGCCTAAACTGAATGCATACAAATGTCTTTATTCTTGAACAATCTTACTTGGAACATCTTACTTTTGACATAGAGGTAGAAATTTTTGTTCATATGACAGAAATTCTGGCAAAAATCTGCTGAAATAAGACAACTTCAACACGTTGAAGGTCCTAGTTTTAGACaaatttttctgatattttagaCAAATTCTTCTTTCCATGAGGAGTTCCGCTTATGATTCAAGGTGATTTAAAAGTTCATCTTTAATCTAAATAAAGATGCTTTTCCCACTTTCAGCCTGTCGCTGACACTCCTTCTATTTTACTGCATcactcagggtttttttttagggggGGATGAAGCTACACACCTTGTGAGTGCATAATGGGAACCAACACACATCCAATTAAATAAATGCAACTAGCACAATCACAGCTGAATCTCAAGTATAGCCTTCACATGCTATTGTAATACATTAGTAAAATTTAAACCTGTTGAAAATACCTGCTTAAACAGTGttattttccttgtgagaaAAGTGATGCACACTTGGGTCTTAAAAGTATTCTATTTCTGTGTAAAATCCAGAGATTGAACTAGTCTGTCTTTGACAGTAACTAAATATAAAACTCCTGGTGTGAGACTAGCTTTTAAATTAGGTATATGCAGACCTATGGACATATGCACACATCTTCCAAGTACAAATCTAGAACAGGAGGGATTCTGAAATGATTACTAAAATAGTTACAATTCAAATATATCTCACACACTGTCGTGCCTCAGCATTTGGTCCCCTATGAATAACGACCTGCCTGCTGACCAAGCCCAATGCTGTACATTAGAACTGAAGAGTTCATGCCAGTGACCAGCCCTGGACATTCCTCACTACCATAAAATGCCAATACAGTACAAAGTGTCAGTGAATCTATACCCTGCTGGGTCACACCACACTTCAGCGacagaacaaacagaaacaTGTGGAGTTGGACTCTATGATCCTGATGGTCCCTCCCAACTCAGCACATTCTGTGACTCTTGATATAGAGGGTTGCTTCCCAACCATGCTGGTCAGGGAGGGCTAGGCCATCACAATACTAACCAGCTATGTATAAAACAGCACATGCTTATAAGGAGAAACCATCTTGTATTTCATCTCTTGTTCTTTTGAACTCTGGATTTCCTAACCACAGTATTCTTAGCTGACTCATAAGCCTTCTTATCTATCAAGAGCAACAAAAAGAGTCAGGAGATCTAGTTGTGAGAGCAAGTAGACCATACTCATGACAGTCAGAAATCTAACATCAAATACATGATAATCAAAATAGCTTTCTCTGGAAGAAAGTACTAATAACTCAGctttctttgcttctcttccATTACGTGTCATTCTTACCACTTTTGCATCAATGGCCACCTGAGCAAAGCCCTTCCGATCGCTCCACAAAATATTGTACGTTTCATCACTGAAGAGAGCTTCCCGAAGTCCTCCTGGGGCAATGGCTAACAGATGACCCTcctccagagtcctgacacaaGCTTCTTTTGGTCCATGTATAACTCCAAATACATCAAGTAGTATTCTGAAACCTGCAGGGTTAAGATAACATTAATTCCAAAAGTGTTAATTCATACTACCAGGGAGTACAGATTCCCAGCACAGAACACTATGGCTAAAATTTAATTGTCTAATAAGCTGTGGCCCACAGTCCCCAAGAGGGACTGAAGCATTAAGTCTAACTTACAGATTTTGGTCTGCAAAGTTGAAGATTTAGGGGTTTCAGTGGCTTTTTGCCATAGTAAAGTCAGGTGCTATCTCACAGTCAGGACTAAACTGAAAAAGAACTGTCAAGCACTCTGAGATGTCTTTCACATGTCCCTTTGAAGGAGGTGTTTGACTCAAGGGCACTGGCTCCTTGCCCAAGCTCCACTGTTCAAACATAGCACAGTCCAAATAGCGAGCAACAAGAAGCAAACTAGGAAAGTTGTGGTTCTGTTTTGTGAACTTCAGCAAAGAACAGTAGTGCATAAGGTAGAGAATGacaaagaaaatgcataatTCTCTGCATTATGGATCACTGCAGCAATTGACTGGTTCAGTCTGAGAGTACCTGGATGGCATTTCATACAGAGAAGCATCTGGTAAGCCTCAACTGGGTACACTCACCTTCTCTTAATATTGTAACTGAAATCTTTTACCTAATGTTA of Molothrus ater isolate BHLD 08-10-18 breed brown headed cowbird chromosome 1, BPBGC_Mater_1.1, whole genome shotgun sequence contains these proteins:
- the LOC118699815 gene encoding transmembrane protein 68-like isoform X1 produces the protein MTGENESCTAGPTSMSYLTCLTYILEEWTGVEDIGDYLSYAFYILWVLFPLVLVFVLPGVIVILFYVSILWLHIYKRKNEIKEAYSHDVWIAAREMLATIWDGHGRIWHGYELHGVENIPQGPGLVVFYHGATPVDYIYFTARLHIMKKRRCSVVADHFVFRVPGFRILLDVFGVIHGPKEACVRTLEEGHLLAIAPGGLREALFSDETYNILWSDRKGFAQVAIDAKVPIIPMFTQNVREGFRTLGGIKILRSLYERIRLPVVPLYGGFPVKLRTFIGEPIPYEPNMTAEELATKTKAAVQALIDKHQKIPGNIFRALMERFQTQKKED